From Campylobacter sp. MG1, a single genomic window includes:
- the rpsL gene encoding 30S ribosomal protein S12 codes for MPTINQLVRKERKKVIVKSKSPALKDCPQRRGVCTRVYTTTPKKPNSALRKVAKVRLTTGFEVISYIGGEGHNLQEHSIVLVRGGRVKDLPGVKYHIVRGALDTAGVAKRTVSRSKYGTKRPKPGQAAAPTKGKK; via the coding sequence GTGCCTACCATAAATCAATTGGTTAGAAAAGAACGCAAAAAAGTGATTGTTAAATCAAAATCACCAGCGTTAAAAGATTGCCCACAAAGACGTGGCGTTTGTACAAGAGTTTATACTACAACTCCTAAAAAACCTAACTCAGCGTTAAGAAAAGTTGCAAAAGTTAGATTAACAACAGGATTTGAAGTTATTAGTTATATTGGTGGTGAAGGACACAACCTACAAGAACATAGCATCGTTTTAGTGCGTGGCGGAAGGGTTAAAGACTTACCAGGTGTTAAGTATCACATCGTTCGTGGTGCTTTAGATACTGCAGGTGTTGCAAAGAGAACAGTTTCAAGATCAAAATATGGAACAAAAAGACCAAAGCCAGGTCAAGCAGCAGCTCCTACAAAAGGCAAAAAATAA
- the rplT gene encoding 50S ribosomal protein L20 translates to MARVKTGVVRRRRHKKVLKLARGFYSARRKHFRKAKEQLERSLVYAYRDRRRKKRDFRRLWIIRINAACRLNDLSYSRFMNGLKKAGIELDRKVLADMAMNDAAAFAKVAAAAKKAL, encoded by the coding sequence ATGGCAAGAGTAAAAACAGGCGTAGTAAGACGCAGAAGACATAAAAAGGTATTAAAACTAGCTAGAGGCTTTTATAGTGCTCGTAGAAAACACTTCAGAAAAGCTAAAGAACAATTAGAAAGAAGTTTGGTATATGCTTACCGTGATAGACGTCGCAAAAAAAGAGATTTCCGTCGTTTATGGATTATTAGAATTAATGCAGCTTGTCGCTTAAATGATTTAAGTTATTCAAGATTTATGAATGGTCTTAAAAAAGCTGGTATTGAACTAGATAGAAAAGTTCTAGCTGATATGGCTATGAATGACGCAGCAGCTTTTGCTAAAGTTGCAGCAGCAGCTAAAAAAGCTTTATAA
- a CDS encoding phosphoethanolamine transferase, translated as MFYEVKEIFESASAMISKGGILVLLMVFIPYFTLIILYIKIKRKTTYIASFLIILILLILPYKAIFKTPRLGNFMPRNDSVSLLNSLRTFTAYFCLYLPKNNKNIKEYKEYEIIYSKDDNPKNIVLILGESVNANHIGLLGYHRNTTPKLQDLASNDKNFIAKKGFSSSVLTKVSLPMFMNIAYNHDNIKHILNENTHLFKLAKKAGFKTFYISNQTEAEASAMAPNYIDIIFTKENYLLESEKIGDMVLLKKFNDLQDEFKNGKNFIIIHQRNAHSPYEKGYRGYNQAQEFDINDIKNYKINSYDNAMIFNDYLISNIFKFFKDRVKIPSFIIFTPDHGEAMGELGKNNNQEYGHAFLSENVANIPIFASIYNSDDLNFINNIKNISYPTHYELGLEIAKLLGYDIKNPNYIKDTFYINGVDITGNAGYIEIKRNSNSISFNYKE; from the coding sequence ATGTTTTATGAAGTTAAAGAAATTTTTGAAAGTGCTAGTGCGATGATTAGTAAAGGTGGAATTTTAGTATTGTTAATGGTATTTATTCCATATTTTACATTAATTATTTTATATATAAAAATAAAGCGTAAAACCACTTATATAGCAAGTTTTCTTATAATTTTAATACTTTTAATATTACCTTATAAAGCTATTTTTAAAACTCCTAGATTAGGAAATTTTATGCCAAGAAATGACAGCGTTAGTTTATTAAATTCACTTAGAACATTTACTGCGTATTTTTGTCTATACTTGCCAAAAAATAATAAAAATATAAAAGAATACAAAGAATATGAGATTATTTATTCTAAAGATGACAATCCTAAAAATATAGTTTTAATATTAGGAGAAAGTGTTAATGCTAATCATATAGGCTTATTAGGATATCATCGTAACACTACACCAAAATTACAAGATTTAGCATCAAATGATAAAAATTTTATAGCAAAAAAAGGATTTTCTAGCTCGGTTTTAACTAAGGTATCATTACCAATGTTTATGAATATTGCATATAATCACGACAATATAAAACATATCTTAAATGAAAATACACATCTTTTTAAATTAGCTAAAAAAGCTGGGTTTAAAACTTTTTATATATCAAATCAAACAGAAGCAGAAGCTAGTGCAATGGCACCAAATTATATTGATATAATTTTTACGAAAGAAAATTATTTATTAGAATCAGAAAAAATTGGTGATATGGTTTTATTAAAAAAATTTAATGATTTACAAGATGAATTTAAAAATGGTAAGAATTTTATAATAATACATCAAAGAAATGCTCATTCTCCTTATGAAAAAGGATATAGAGGATACAATCAAGCACAAGAATTTGACATAAATGACATAAAAAATTATAAAATTAATAGCTATGATAATGCAATGATATTTAATGATTACCTAATATCTAATATTTTTAAATTTTTTAAAGACAGAGTTAAGATACCTAGTTTTATAATATTTACACCAGATCACGGCGAAGCTATGGGTGAACTAGGTAAAAACAATAATCAAGAATATGGTCATGCGTTTTTAAGTGAAAATGTAGCAAATATTCCTATTTTTGCTAGTATTTATAATAGCGATGATTTAAATTTCATAAATAATATTAAAAATATCTCATATCCAACACATTATGAATTAGGATTAGAAATAGCAAAACTTTTAGGCTATGATATTAAAAATCCAAATTATATTAAGGATACATTTTATATAAATGGTGTAGATATTACGGGCAACGCTGGTTATATTGAGATTAAAAGAAATTCAAACAGCATCTCGTTTAATTACAAAGAATAA
- the aroC gene encoding chorismate synthase, translated as MNSFGTFLKFSTFGESHGKAIGVLIDNYPAGIKIDIDYINLLLKRRQGGGALSTPRKEADEINILSGVFNGVSTGASICVIVENNNARSKDYKEIFRPAHADFSYFAKYENFDYRGGGRSSARESVARVIAGAFADFILKEFNIRTYASLCAVGGISLDGFKFSESEYQKALSEDLNALGFVSMFIDEITRAKKQHDSVGASISVAAFGVFAGLGETLYDKLDAKIASAFMGLNAVKAVEIGAGKDLAKMNGSVANDEFLCVTNCEKKQINSNIFKTNTQISNFSYANANPKKPLFLHTKNNFSGGIMGGISTGETIYIKVHFKPTPSIFKEQSMINKNLKIVKDTLVGRHDPCVGVRACVILKSMLSFILADFLMLNSCAKIENLKKIYKGE; from the coding sequence ATGAATAGTTTTGGAACATTTTTAAAATTTAGCACCTTTGGTGAAAGTCACGGAAAAGCAATAGGGGTGTTAATTGATAATTATCCAGCTGGTATAAAAATTGATATAGATTATATAAATTTATTACTTAAGCGTCGTCAAGGTGGTGGTGCTTTATCAACGCCTAGAAAAGAAGCTGATGAGATAAATATTTTAAGCGGGGTTTTTAATGGTGTTAGTACAGGTGCATCTATTTGCGTAATTGTTGAAAACAATAATGCTAGAAGTAAGGATTATAAGGAAATTTTTCGCCCAGCTCATGCTGATTTTAGCTATTTTGCAAAATATGAAAATTTTGATTATAGAGGTGGCGGCAGGAGTAGTGCTAGAGAAAGCGTAGCAAGGGTTATTGCTGGTGCTTTTGCTGATTTTATTTTAAAAGAATTTAATATTAGAACCTATGCAAGTTTATGTGCTGTAGGTGGGATTAGTCTTGATGGTTTTAAATTTAGCGAAAGTGAATATCAAAAGGCATTAAGTGAGGATTTAAACGCTTTAGGTTTTGTATCTATGTTTATTGATGAAATTACTAGAGCAAAAAAACAGCATGATAGCGTTGGGGCTAGTATTAGTGTAGCTGCATTTGGTGTTTTTGCTGGTTTGGGAGAGACATTATATGATAAATTAGATGCAAAAATCGCTAGTGCATTTATGGGGTTAAATGCTGTAAAAGCCGTTGAAATTGGTGCTGGAAAAGATTTAGCTAAAATGAATGGTTCGGTAGCAAATGATGAATTTTTATGCGTTACAAATTGCGAAAAAAAACAAATAAATTCAAATATTTTTAAAACAAATACTCAAATTTCAAATTTTTCTTATGCTAACGCTAATCCTAAAAAACCTTTATTTTTGCATACGAAAAATAATTTTAGTGGTGGAATTATGGGTGGAATTAGCACTGGCGAGACTATTTATATTAAGGTGCATTTTAAACCTACGCCATCAATTTTTAAAGAACAATCAATGATAAATAAAAATTTAAAAATTGTAAAAGATACACTAGTCGGAAGACATGATCCTTGCGTTGGAGTTAGAGCTTGTGTGATATTAAAATCAATGTTAAGTTTTATTTTGGCTGATTTTTTAATGTTAAATTCATGTGCTAAAATAGAAAATCTTAAAAAAATTTACAAAGGAGAATAA
- a CDS encoding tetratricopeptide repeat protein, producing MDLILSYYKNPIFGILVLISLVLIIALAELIFSNLKENKTNKNIKKYLENLKNKEDGFLKKLNLEENINLANTFFKASMFLECKQILIFILKEIPNNKDLLYLLAQCNLKLGLLNDAKEILLTILKSRARDEKSLLCLAYVYFKFNDFENCREVYKSLCILGNYEKDLKFIENYQTKIVNLNDKIIKINDEIVIKENIQQFFLCKNCSANSLFYTPFCHKCFRCDTMQVNLRIKL from the coding sequence GTGGATTTAATTTTAAGTTATTATAAAAATCCTATTTTTGGAATATTAGTTTTAATTTCTTTAGTTTTAATAATTGCATTAGCTGAATTAATTTTTTCAAATTTAAAAGAAAATAAAACTAATAAGAACATTAAAAAATATTTAGAAAATTTAAAAAACAAAGAAGATGGATTTTTAAAAAAATTAAATTTAGAAGAAAATATAAACTTAGCAAATACATTTTTTAAAGCATCAATGTTTTTAGAATGCAAACAGATTTTAATTTTTATATTAAAAGAAATTCCAAACAATAAAGACTTATTATATTTATTAGCACAGTGTAATTTAAAATTAGGATTATTAAATGATGCAAAAGAAATTTTATTAACAATATTAAAATCTAGAGCTAGAGATGAGAAATCATTATTATGTCTTGCTTATGTGTATTTTAAATTTAATGATTTTGAAAATTGTAGGGAAGTTTATAAATCACTTTGTATTTTGGGAAATTATGAAAAAGATTTGAAATTTATAGAAAATTATCAAACAAAGATTGTAAATTTAAATGATAAAATTATTAAAATAAATGATGAAATTGTTATAAAAGAAAATATCCAACAATTTTTTTTGTGTAAGAATTGTTCGGCTAATTCTTTATTTTATACGCCATTTTGCCATAAATGTTTTAGGTGTGATACTATGCAAGTAAATTTAAGGATAAAATTATGA
- a CDS encoding tautomerase family protein: MPIINVRLASPMPDDEKCQEIIADLTDYFETKLGKKRERIVVMLDEINPNHIGFAGNSVERIKNAEFINNYTLKDE; this comes from the coding sequence ATGCCTATAATTAATGTAAGACTTGCGTCACCTATGCCAGATGATGAAAAATGCCAAGAAATCATCGCTGATTTAACCGATTATTTTGAAACAAAATTAGGTAAAAAGCGTGAGAGAATAGTAGTAATGCTAGATGAGATTAATCCTAATCACATAGGATTTGCTGGAAATAGCGTTGAGCGTATAAAAAATGCTGAGTTTATAAATAATTACACATTAAAAGACGAATAA
- the rpmI gene encoding 50S ribosomal protein L35 gives MPKMKSVKSASKRFKVGKNKIKRGSAFRSHILTKKPAKRMRDLRTAKFVHATNENRVLKMLCMK, from the coding sequence ATGCCAAAAATGAAAAGTGTAAAAAGTGCTTCTAAGCGCTTTAAAGTAGGTAAAAATAAAATTAAGCGTGGTTCAGCTTTTAGAAGCCACATCTTAACTAAAAAACCTGCAAAAAGAATGCGTGATTTAAGAACAGCTAAATTTGTTCATGCAACAAATGAAAACCGTGTTCTTAAAATGCTTTGTATGAAATAA
- a CDS encoding MFS transporter, with translation MKKEYFIMSILCVIFISLNLRAPMSVIGPIVDNLMFEFKLNSTQIGILSSLPLFCFFIFSLIAPILPSTKTMFFGLILIILGLFTRSFFNSFFLFFGSILIGIGIAVLNVLMPSFIKNNFKNISKIMAIYSAILALSSLIGLFGHYLIDYINLSGTLFCWVIFSVIALICYIPFIKNKRFFRKQNKKDLRDFLKIFKNKKAWVITIFMGLQSCIFYTTITWYPSVLATSMKENTATNIVILFQALALITAYLVPYYMYKLKHQNIFLAIICACNIVGFFICLMYENFYLLIISAILFSIPIGGIFGIVLTMIATKSKDTKTTIYLSSMAQSIGYLIATFGPIIFGFFKDISNNFNFSIIFMIFISFLMLIFSIFSNKIKYI, from the coding sequence ATGAAAAAAGAATATTTTATAATGAGTATTTTATGTGTTATTTTCATATCATTAAATTTAAGAGCACCTATGAGTGTGATAGGTCCTATTGTTGATAATTTAATGTTTGAATTTAAATTAAATTCAACTCAAATAGGAATTTTAAGTTCATTGCCACTATTTTGTTTTTTTATATTTTCTTTAATAGCACCAATTTTACCTAGCACTAAAACTATGTTTTTTGGCTTAATTTTAATAATACTAGGACTTTTTACAAGATCATTTTTTAATTCATTTTTTTTATTTTTTGGTAGCATTTTAATAGGTATAGGAATTGCTGTTTTAAATGTTTTAATGCCTAGTTTTATCAAAAATAACTTTAAAAATATTAGTAAAATTATGGCTATTTATAGTGCTATTTTAGCATTATCAAGCCTTATAGGATTATTTGGGCATTATTTAATAGATTATATAAATTTAAGTGGAACATTGTTTTGCTGGGTAATTTTTAGTGTAATTGCTTTAATTTGCTACATACCTTTCATTAAAAATAAAAGATTTTTTAGAAAGCAAAACAAAAAAGATTTAAGAGATTTTTTAAAAATATTTAAAAACAAAAAAGCATGGGTTATAACTATTTTTATGGGGCTTCAAAGTTGTATATTTTACACAACAATTACTTGGTATCCTAGTGTTTTAGCGACTAGTATGAAAGAAAACACAGCTACAAATATAGTAATTTTATTTCAAGCCCTAGCACTAATTACGGCTTATTTAGTTCCTTATTACATGTATAAGTTAAAACATCAAAATATTTTCTTAGCTATAATTTGTGCATGTAATATAGTAGGATTTTTTATATGTTTAATGTATGAAAATTTTTATTTATTAATAATATCAGCAATTTTATTTTCTATTCCAATAGGTGGAATTTTTGGCATAGTTTTAACTATGATAGCTACAAAGTCAAAAGATACTAAAACTACTATATATCTTAGTTCAATGGCACAAAGCATAGGATATCTAATCGCTACATTTGGCCCAATAATTTTTGGATTTTTCAAAGATATATCAAATAACTTTAATTTTTCTATAATTTTTATGATATTTATTAGCTTTTTAATGCTAATTTTCTCCATATTTTCTAATAAAATAAAATATATTTAA
- a CDS encoding MFS transporter has translation MRKQYFLISIFCVIFISLNLRAPITMIGGVSNDIINHFNLNDINYGILNALPLFCFFIFSLLSPIIPKNKSIFIGLILLMIGLFLRSYFDVNLLFLGTFITGIAMAILNVLIPSFIKNNFKNNTGSIMALYSMFLTISGLIGICTYKIVPFVGLNNSLFIWIIFAIIGLICYVPFLKNGRFFRKFKNSNIKDYIKMFKNKNAWYITAFMGLQCCLYYTIVAWYPIFLMQNMSKLYANNALVIFQITAIISGYFLPFIITKIKFKATFLFISFFLNIIASIFMIFSSNFYILISLAILFAIPCGGATGVILVMIAQKSKNIQNTIYITSMSQGFGYFLASLGPVIFGFLKNIFNNFLFSSIFVLILSILLLIFTLLSNKIKEI, from the coding sequence ATGAGAAAACAATATTTTTTAATCAGCATATTTTGTGTTATTTTTATTTCACTAAACCTAAGAGCACCTATAACTATGATAGGTGGAGTATCTAATGATATTATCAACCACTTTAATTTAAATGACATAAACTATGGAATTTTAAATGCTTTACCATTGTTTTGCTTTTTTATATTCTCATTATTAAGCCCAATAATTCCTAAAAATAAAAGTATATTTATAGGCTTAATCTTACTTATGATAGGTCTTTTTTTACGCTCATATTTTGATGTAAATTTATTATTTTTAGGCACTTTTATAACTGGAATTGCTATGGCTATTTTAAATGTTTTAATACCAAGTTTTATTAAAAATAACTTTAAAAACAACACAGGAAGTATAATGGCACTTTACAGTATGTTCCTTACAATATCAGGTTTAATTGGAATTTGTACTTATAAAATTGTGCCTTTCGTTGGTCTTAATAACTCATTATTTATATGGATAATTTTTGCAATTATTGGTCTTATTTGTTATGTGCCATTTTTAAAAAATGGACGTTTTTTTAGAAAATTCAAAAATAGCAATATTAAAGATTATATAAAAATGTTTAAAAATAAAAATGCATGGTATATAACAGCTTTTATGGGGCTTCAATGCTGCCTTTATTATACAATAGTAGCATGGTATCCTATATTTTTAATGCAAAATATGAGCAAACTATACGCCAACAATGCACTTGTAATATTTCAAATCACAGCTATTATATCCGGATATTTTCTACCATTTATAATCACTAAAATTAAATTTAAAGCGACTTTTTTATTTATTAGCTTTTTTCTAAATATTATCGCATCTATTTTTATGATTTTTAGTTCAAATTTTTATATATTAATATCACTTGCTATTCTTTTTGCCATTCCTTGTGGTGGTGCTACTGGGGTAATTTTAGTTATGATAGCTCAAAAATCAAAAAACATTCAAAATACAATATATATAACATCAATGTCACAAGGTTTTGGGTATTTTTTGGCTTCACTCGGACCAGTAATTTTTGGATTTTTAAAAAATATATTTAATAACTTTTTATTTTCAAGTATTTTTGTTCTCATTTTAAGCATTTTATTACTAATTTTCACATTATTATCAAATAAAATTAAAGAAATTTAA
- a CDS encoding tetratricopeptide repeat protein, whose product MKKLLFLIPTIMLFANNCNTLKECTDKANFYHFDKEDDKNAANYYKVACDKFSDYISCKSLSDIYKYSQNNRNEKLAGIYQNQTIKLVKEQCENNNASACYDYANFSEVKYASTKNYKELYKKAFNLYKKECDNKNYSSCYFLANMYFNGTGTEIDENKAFEIYENACLNKDGKSCYEIAQNHKNKYLENLRNSCQNSFEEACKELDNIK is encoded by the coding sequence ATGAAAAAATTATTATTTTTAATACCTACAATTATGCTTTTTGCTAATAATTGTAATACATTAAAAGAGTGTACAGATAAGGCAAATTTTTATCATTTTGATAAAGAAGATGACAAAAACGCAGCTAATTATTACAAAGTAGCGTGTGATAAATTTAGCGATTATATATCTTGTAAATCGTTAAGTGATATCTATAAATATTCTCAAAATAACCGCAATGAAAAATTAGCTGGAATTTATCAAAATCAAACAATAAAGTTAGTAAAAGAACAATGTGAAAATAATAATGCAAGTGCGTGTTATGATTATGCAAATTTTTCTGAAGTAAAATACGCAAGCACAAAAAATTATAAAGAATTATATAAAAAAGCCTTTAATTTATATAAAAAAGAATGTGATAATAAAAACTATTCATCTTGCTATTTTTTAGCAAATATGTATTTTAATGGAACTGGCACCGAGATTGATGAAAATAAAGCATTTGAAATTTATGAAAATGCGTGTTTAAATAAAGATGGTAAAAGTTGCTATGAGATAGCGCAAAATCATAAAAATAAATATTTAGAAAATTTAAGAAATTCTTGTCAAAATAGCTTTGAAGAAGCTTGTAAAGAATTAGATAATATTAAATAA
- the rpsG gene encoding 30S ribosomal protein S7 gives MRRRRAQVREVLADPIYGSKVITKFINSLMYDGKKSVATEILYGAIDLISSKNSEVKGIDVFNDAIENVKPVLEIKARRVGGATYQVPVEVRPVRQQALAIRWIILNARKRSERTMIEKLAGELMDAANSKGAAFKKKEDTYKMAEANKAFAHYRW, from the coding sequence ATGAGAAGAAGAAGAGCACAAGTTAGAGAAGTTCTAGCTGATCCTATTTATGGTAGTAAAGTAATTACAAAATTTATTAATTCATTAATGTATGATGGTAAAAAATCTGTTGCTACTGAAATTTTATATGGTGCGATTGATTTAATATCGTCTAAAAATAGCGAAGTTAAAGGTATAGATGTATTTAATGATGCTATTGAAAATGTAAAACCTGTTTTAGAAATTAAAGCACGCCGTGTTGGTGGTGCAACTTATCAAGTTCCTGTTGAAGTTCGCCCTGTTCGCCAACAAGCACTAGCAATTCGCTGGATTATTCTAAACGCTAGAAAAAGAAGCGAAAGAACAATGATTGAAAAATTAGCAGGTGAGTTAATGGATGCAGCAAATAGCAAAGGTGCAGCATTCAAGAAAAAAGAAGATACTTACAAAATGGCAGAAGCGAACAAAGCATTTGCACATTATAGATGGTAA
- the fusA gene encoding elongation factor G — MARQTPLSRVRNIGIAAHIDAGKTTTTERILFFTGISHKIGETHEGTATMDWMEQEKERGITITSAATTCFWKNHQVNIIDTPGHVDFTIEVERSMRVLDGAVSVFCSVGGVQPQSETVWRQANKYHVPRIVFVNKMDRVGANFYNVEAQIKNRLKANPVPIQIPIGAEDTFRGVVDLVKMVAYVWDDDKKPTDYTEIEIPADLKDKAEEYRAKLVEAVAETDDTLMDKYFNGEELTIDEIKKGIKKGCLDLSIIPMCCGTAFKNKGVQPLLDAVVDYLPAPDEVPDIRGQYEDGTEANVRSTDDGEFAGLAFKIMTDPFVGQLTFIRVYRGKLESGSYVYNATKDKKERIGRLLKMHSNKREEIKELYAGEIGAIVGLKDTLTGDTLASEKDKVILERMEFPDPVISVAVEPKTKADQEKMGIALNKLAQEDPSFRVSTDEESGQTIISGMGELHLEIIVDRMLREFKVDAEVGKPQVAYRETIRQTVEQEYKYAKQSGGRGQYGHVFLRLEPLEPGKGYEFVNDIKGGVVPKEYIPAVDKGIQEALQNGVLAGYPVEDVKVTLFDGSYHEVDSSEMAFKLAASMGFKEGARKAGAVILEPIMKVEVETPEDYMGDVIGDLNKRRGQVNAMDERGGNKIIAAFCPLAEMFGYSTDLRSQTQGRATYSMEFDHYSEVPRNVSDEIIKKRNM, encoded by the coding sequence ATGGCAAGACAAACTCCTTTATCTCGTGTTAGAAATATTGGTATTGCTGCGCATATTGACGCAGGAAAAACTACAACAACAGAAAGAATTTTATTCTTCACTGGAATTAGCCATAAAATCGGTGAAACTCATGAAGGTACAGCTACAATGGACTGGATGGAGCAAGAAAAAGAGCGTGGTATTACAATTACTTCAGCTGCTACAACTTGCTTTTGGAAAAATCATCAAGTAAATATTATTGACACCCCAGGCCACGTTGACTTTACTATTGAAGTTGAGCGTTCAATGAGGGTTTTAGATGGTGCTGTATCAGTATTTTGCTCTGTTGGTGGAGTTCAACCACAAAGCGAAACCGTATGGAGACAAGCAAATAAATATCATGTTCCAAGAATAGTATTCGTAAATAAAATGGATAGGGTTGGAGCAAATTTTTATAATGTTGAAGCGCAAATTAAAAATCGTTTAAAAGCTAATCCAGTTCCAATTCAAATTCCAATCGGTGCTGAAGACACATTCCGTGGTGTAGTTGATTTAGTAAAAATGGTTGCTTATGTTTGGGATGATGATAAAAAACCAACAGATTATACAGAAATTGAAATTCCAGCTGATTTAAAAGATAAAGCAGAAGAATATAGAGCAAAATTAGTTGAGGCTGTTGCGGAAACTGATGATACACTTATGGATAAATACTTTAATGGAGAAGAATTAACTATTGATGAAATAAAAAAAGGTATTAAAAAAGGTTGCCTTGATTTATCAATTATTCCTATGTGCTGTGGAACTGCATTTAAGAATAAGGGTGTTCAACCATTACTTGATGCTGTAGTTGATTATCTTCCAGCACCTGATGAAGTTCCTGATATCCGTGGTCAATATGAAGATGGAACAGAAGCAAATGTTAGATCAACTGATGATGGTGAATTTGCAGGACTTGCATTTAAAATTATGACCGACCCATTTGTTGGACAACTTACATTCATTCGTGTTTATCGTGGAAAACTTGAAAGTGGTAGTTATGTATATAATGCTACAAAAGATAAAAAAGAAAGAATTGGTCGTTTATTAAAAATGCACTCAAACAAGCGTGAAGAAATTAAAGAACTTTATGCTGGAGAAATTGGTGCTATCGTAGGTCTAAAAGATACACTAACTGGTGATACTTTAGCAAGCGAAAAAGATAAAGTTATCCTTGAAAGAATGGAATTCCCTGATCCTGTTATTAGTGTTGCAGTTGAGCCAAAAACTAAAGCTGACCAAGAAAAAATGGGTATTGCACTTAACAAACTTGCACAAGAAGACCCAAGCTTTAGAGTTTCAACTGATGAAGAAAGCGGACAAACTATTATTTCAGGTATGGGTGAATTACACCTTGAAATCATCGTAGATAGAATGCTTAGAGAATTTAAAGTTGATGCTGAAGTAGGTAAGCCACAAGTTGCTTATCGTGAAACAATCCGCCAAACAGTTGAGCAAGAATACAAGTATGCAAAACAATCTGGTGGTCGTGGTCAATATGGACATGTATTCTTACGCCTTGAGCCACTTGAGCCAGGTAAAGGATACGAATTCGTTAATGATATTAAAGGTGGGGTTGTTCCAAAAGAATATATTCCTGCAGTTGATAAAGGTATTCAAGAAGCATTACAAAATGGTGTTTTAGCTGGATATCCTGTAGAAGACGTAAAAGTCACACTATTTGATGGAAGTTATCACGAAGTTGACTCAAGCGAAATGGCATTTAAATTAGCTGCTTCAATGGGCTTTAAAGAAGGTGCCAGAAAAGCTGGTGCTGTAATACTTGAACCTATTATGAAAGTTGAAGTTGAAACACCTGAAGATTATATGGGTGATGTAATTGGAGATTTAAATAAACGCCGTGGTCAAGTAAATGCTATGGATGAGCGTGGTGGAAATAAAATTATTGCAGCATTCTGCCCACTTGCTGAAATGTTTGGATATTCAACTGATTTAAGAAGTCAAACACAAGGTCGTGCTACATATTCAATGGAATTTGACCATTATAGTGAAGTTCCAAGAAATGTATCTGATGAAATCATCAAAAAAAGAAATATGTAA
- the rnc gene encoding ribonuclease III gives MKKYLEIETRLGYTFKDENLLTQALTHKSYGKIHNERLEFLGDAVLDLVVANILYMDFGHFSEGDLSKLRAALVNEKSFAKIAKYLNIGQYLLLSNSEENNGGRQKPSLLSDAYEAIMGAIYLESGYEIACKVATNIINEVFPVIDIELIKDYKTKLQEKTQSIMAQTPEYKILNTSGPDHKKRFEIGLFLNNELYTKAFGNSKKEAEQLAAQLALERLEDE, from the coding sequence ATTAAAAAATATTTAGAAATAGAAACAAGATTAGGATATACATTTAAGGATGAAAATTTATTAACCCAAGCATTAACACATAAAAGTTACGGTAAAATCCATAATGAAAGACTTGAATTTTTAGGCGATGCTGTACTTGATTTGGTTGTAGCAAATATTTTATATATGGATTTTGGACATTTTAGTGAAGGTGATTTAAGCAAGTTAAGAGCAGCTTTAGTTAATGAAAAGTCGTTTGCAAAAATTGCAAAATATCTAAATATAGGGCAATATTTGTTATTATCAAATTCAGAAGAAAATAATGGAGGTAGACAAAAGCCAAGTCTATTATCAGATGCATACGAGGCTATTATGGGTGCTATTTATTTAGAAAGTGGTTATGAAATAGCATGTAAAGTTGCTACAAATATTATTAATGAAGTCTTTCCTGTAATTGATATAGAATTAATTAAAGATTATAAGACTAAATTACAAGAAAAAACTCAATCAATAATGGCACAGACTCCAGAATATAAAATTCTTAATACAAGTGGGCCTGATCATAAAAAAAGATTTGAAATAGGGTTGTTTTTGAATAATGAACTCTATACGAAAGCATTTGGCAATAGCAAAAAAGAAGCAGAACAATTAGCAGCACAATTAGCACTTGAAAGGTTAGAGGATGAATAG